A genomic region of Pyrus communis chromosome 14, drPyrComm1.1, whole genome shotgun sequence contains the following coding sequences:
- the LOC137715904 gene encoding TPR repeat-containing thioredoxin TTL1-like, with amino-acid sequence MSHSGKPISEQLGLDSLNDRFRDSLSCEANKPDFRELDLGSPVSPLRTRQSGGIATATSSSSSSSGSVSGRNGPNPVARRADSAPNNHSGELSGSSESSPTAADSARSAGNTRSFKPGHTTGSTHPLIYSGQSSVSSPPPSVLPTGNICPSGKFLKTGMVPNRSSRTDVLGSGTGNYGHGSIMRGGQAAKGGSSEAASSLSLRASAMSSRGTGGNGDLLKRTMVNVDPEEVKRAGNEQYRRGHFAEALSLYDRAIALSPANAAYRSNRAAALTGLGRLTEAVRECEEAVRLDPSYGRAHQRLGSLFLRLGRVENARRHLCFPGLQPDPAELQKLQAVEKHLKRCTDSRRVGDWRSVLRECDSTIASGADSSPQLYMCRAEALLKLHQIDDAESVVLNTPRLDTHSDLSQSKFFGMLSEAYTNFVLAQIELAFGRFENAVTAAEKAGQIDSRNIEAAVLLSNVRLVMRARARGNDLFKSERFTEACAAYGEGLRVDPSNSVLYCNRAACWFKLGMWERSIEDCNQALCIKHNYTKALLRRAASNRKLERWIEASKDYEVLRRLLPDDNEVAESLFHAQIALKKSREEEVSNLKFGREVEEILGLEQFRAVISLPGVSVVHFKAASDLQCKQISPFLDMLCGRYPSINFLKVDIEENAAVANSENVRIVPTFKIYKNGSRVKEMVRPSRDMLEHSVRHYSF; translated from the exons ATGTCGCATTCCGGGAAGCCCATTTCGGAGCAGCTCGGCCTAGACTCGCTTAACGATCGATTCCGTGACTCGCTGAGTTGCGAAGCCAACAAGCCCGATTTCCGAGAACTCGATCTAGGTTCGCCCGTTTCGCCTCTTCGGACTCGCCAGAGCGGCGGCATCGCCACTGCTACAAGCAGTAGCTCCAGCTCATCCGGATCGGTTTCCGGCCGAAATGGGCCCAACCCAGTTGCCAGAAGGGCCGATTCAGCCCCCAACAACCACTCCGGCGAGCTATCCGGCTCTAGCGAGAGCAGTCCCACCGCCGCAGATAGCGCCCGATCCGCTGGAAACACCCGCAGTTTCAAACCGGGTCATACAACGGGTTCCACCCACCCGCTTATATACTCGGGTCAGAGCTCCGTGAGCTCTCCGCCGCCCAGTGTTTTGCCCACGGGGAACATATGCCCATCTGGGAAATTCTTAAAAACGGGTATGGTCCCGAACCGGAGCTCCAGAACCGACGTTTTGGGTTCGGGTACGGGGAATTATGGTCATGGGAGCATAATGCGGGGCGGTCAGGCTGCTAAAGGCGGCAGCAGTGAGGCAGCGAGTTCCCTGAGTTTGAGGGCGAGCGCCATGAGTTCGAGGGGTACCGGCGGCAACGGAGACTTGTTGAAGAGAACAATGGTGAATGTGGATCCAGAGGAGGTGAAGAGAGCTGGGAATGAGCAGTACAGAAGAGGCCATTTCGCAGAGGCTTTGAGCTTGTACGATCGGGCGATTGCATTGTCTCCGGCCAATGCTGCCTACCGGAGTAACCGCGCGGCAGCATTAACGGGTCTAGGACGGCTGACGGAGGCGGTGAGGGAATGTGAGGAGGCGGTGAGGTTGGATCCCAGTTATGGCAGAGCTCACCAGCGTTTGGGGTCTTTGTTTCTTAG GTTAGGGCGGGTCGAGAATGCCCGGAGACACCTTTGTTTTCCCGGGCTGCAGCCAGATCCAGCTGAGTTACAGAAATTGCAGGCAGTAGAGAAGCATCTAAAAAGATGTACAGATTCCCGTCGTGTAGGAGATTGGAGAAGTGTATTGAGGGAATGCGATTCTACTATTGCTTCTGGAGCTGACTCTTCTCCTCAG CTCTATATGTGTAGAGCGGAAGCGCTTCTGAAGCTCCACCAAATTGATGACGCCGAATCAGTCgtattgaatacacctagattaGACACTCATTCCGACCTTTCACAATCTAAGTTCTTTGGGATGCTTTCTGAAGCTTACACTAACTTTGTCTTGGCCCAAATTGAATTGGCATTTGGAAG GTTTGAGAATGCAGTTACTGCTGCTGAGAAAGCAGGACAGATTGATTCCCGAAACATTGAAGCTGCAGTGCTGCTAAGTAATGTGCGCTTGGTTATGAGAGCTCGTGCCCGTGGCAATGATCTCTTCAAGTCCGAAAGGTTCACAGAAGCTTGCGCAGCATATGGAGAAGGTCTAAGGGTTGATCCTTCAAACTCTGTTCTCTATTGCAACAGAGCGGCTTGTTGGTTTAAACTTGGGATGTGGGAGCGATCCATTGAAGACTGCAACCAGGCCCTATGTATTAAACATAATTACACAAAAGCCCTTCTCCGAAGGGCTGCCTCAAACAGAAAG CTAGAAAGATGGATAGAGGCTTCAAAAGATTATGAGGTCTTGAGAAGGTTGCTCCCTGATGACAATGAAGTTGCTGAATCTTTGTTTCATGCTCAAATTGCATTAAAAAAATCCCGTGAGGAAGAAGTTTCTAATTTGAAGTTTGGCCGTGAAGTGGAAGAAATATTAGGTCTTGAGCAGTTCAGAGCTGTGATATCTTTACCAG GTGTCTCCGTGGTCCATTTCAAAGCCGCCTCTGATTTGCAATGCAAGCAAATATCACCTTTTCTGGACATGCTTTGTGGTCGCTACCCATCCATAAATTTCCTCAAG GTTGACATTGAAGAAAACGCGGCAGTTGCAAACAGCGAAAATGTAAGGATTGTACCAACATTCAAGATTTACAAAAATGGGAGCCGAGTGAAGGAAATGGTGCGCCCCAGTCGCGATATGTTGGAACACTCGGTCAGGCATTATAGCTTTTAG
- the LOC137714780 gene encoding ubiquitin-conjugating enzyme E2 36, giving the protein MANSNLPRRIIKETQRLLSEPAPGISASPSEENMRYFNVMILGPTQSPYEGGVFKLELFLPEEYPMAAPKVRFLTKIYHPNIDKLGRICLDILKDKWSPALQIRTVLLSIQALLSAPNPDDPLSENIAKHWKSNEAEAVETAKEWTRLYASGV; this is encoded by the exons ATGGCGAACAGTAATCTTCCCCGACGAATCATCAAG GAAACTCAACGTCTCCTCAGTGAACCTG CACCGGGGATTAGTGCTTCACCGTCAGAAGAGAATATGCGATACTTCAATGTGATGATCCTTGGCCCAACACAATCTCCTTATGAAG GAGGAGTTTTCAAGTTGGAACTCTTTTTGCCTGAAGAATACCCAATGGCTGCTCCAAAG GTTCGATTTCTCACCAAAATTTATCATCCTAACATTGACAAG CTGGGAAGGATATGTCTTGATATATTGAAAGACAAGTGGAGTCCTGCTCTCCAGATCCGAACTGTACTTTTGAG TATTCAGGCACTGTTGAGTGCCCCAAACCCCGACGACCCGCTCTCAGAGAACATTGCAAAGCATTGGAAATCAAATGAGGCTGAAGCTGTTGAAACAG CCAAGGAATGGACCCGTTTATATGCAAGCGGTGTGTAA